The following are encoded together in the Salvia hispanica cultivar TCC Black 2014 chromosome 6, UniMelb_Shisp_WGS_1.0, whole genome shotgun sequence genome:
- the LOC125197013 gene encoding uncharacterized protein LOC125197013 — MEIESAKCECCGLREDCTQDYITQVKSKFQGKWLCGLCSEAVSDELSRGKPRSGLDEAVKAHISFCRNYKSNPAVNVADGMRQMLRRRSDLSSPSSSSSSKKYSRSSSTSQVGFY, encoded by the coding sequence atggaaattgaaTCAGCAAAGTGCGAGTGCTGTGGACTAAGGGAAGACTGCACACAAGATTACATCACTCAAGTGAAGTCCAAATTCCAAGGCAAATGGCTCTGCGGCCTCTGCTCCGAGGCCGTCAGCGATGAGCTTAGCCGGGGCAAGCCCCGCTCCGGCTTGGACGAGGCCGTCAAGGCCCACATCTCCTTCTGCCGCAACTATAAGTCCAATCCGGCCGTGAACGTCGCTGACGGCATGAGGCAGATGCTCAGGAGGAGGAGCGATCTCTCTTCGCCCtcgtcttcgtcttcgtcTAAGAAATATTCTAGATCGTCGAGCACGTCGCAGGTCGGATTTTACTAG
- the LOC125191675 gene encoding non-specific lipid transfer protein GPI-anchored 5-like produces the protein MAKLQFQRISILVVAFAALATAQSEECTNVVVSMSPCLNYGNSSAAPWAACCTQLNTVARSRPQCLCQVFNGGGLTVDQSQAQALPKACSVQIDPHLNNCKGGGSSSPGNGSSHATATSFGFNPFFFIFATYTLF, from the exons ATGGCAAAGCTGCAATTCCAAAGGATTTCAATCCTCGTCGTCGCATTCGCCGCCCTTGCGACGGCGCAATCCGAGGAATGCACGAATGTGGTGGTGAGCATGTCGCCGTGCCTCAACTACGGCAACTCCTCCGCTGCCCCCTGGGCGGCATGCTGCACGCAGCTGAACACGGTGGCCCGCTCCCGACCACAGTGCTTATGTCAAGTATTTAATGGCGGAGGATTGACCGTTGACCAGAGTCAAGCTCAAGCCCTCCCAAAGGCTTGTAGTGTCCAAATCGATCCCCATCTCAACAACTGCAAAG GGGGTGGATCATCATCACCTGGAAATGGCTCCTCCCATGCAACTGCAACCTCCTTTGGATTTaatcctttcttttttatttttgctacatatactctattttaa
- the LOC125196600 gene encoding pentatricopeptide repeat-containing protein At4g14820, translated as MAQPLPSAALHPVPAPHRHPPNFTHHISTATSLPHLKQIQAQILRNSHHHHHHNHHLFQLLLYSLPFPSYALSLLSFIPADIPPPRQLPNKILKHLSRSDNPNKALVFFQAMQNKFFPIDRFSFPPLLKAASRALSLSEGKMIHGLAAKLGFESDPFVQTALLGMYAACGLISEARTVFDKMPQRDVVTWNIMIDGYCQSRLFDDVLALLEEMKSSDIKPDARVFTTILAACSRVGNLDIGRLVQEYISESNVIVDYQLQTALLNMYIHFGDMDKAQSFYDELKPKNVVASTAMITGYSKKGNLEAARLIFDEMVDKDLVCWSAMISCYANSDEPREALDIFREMQQLGVKPDQVTMLSVISACARLGALDKAEQIHLYVDEKGFGTALPINNALIDMYAKCGSLDRAKEVYGRVRKKNVISWTSMINAFATHGDVDNALRHFRQMRVENVEPNWITFVGVLYACSHAGLVEEGEKLFESMVKQYGIAPRLEHYGCMVDLYGRAGRLRDALEIVESMPMAPSVVIWGSLMAACRIHGESELGEFAAKRLLDIDPDHDGALVFLSNIYAKERKWENVGAVRNAMKHKGVSKERGCSMIEMDGDMYTFLTADKSHRQTDEIYAKLGEVVDKLREVGYAPNTNCVLVDLSEDEKKEAVLWHSEKLALCYGLISRKKQSTIRIIKNLRICEDCHDFMKMASKVLDTEIIIRDRTRFHQCRDGVCSCKDYW; from the exons ATGGCTCAGCCTCTGCCCTCCGCCGCACTCCACCCCGTCCCGGCGCCCCACCGCCACCCACCCAACTTCACCCATCACATCTCCACCGCCACTTCCCTCCCCCACCTCAAGCAAATCCAAGCTCAAATCCTCCGCAActcccaccaccaccaccaccacaacCACCACCTCTTCCAACTCCTACTCTATTCCCTCCCCTTCCCTTCCTACGCCCTCTCCTTACTCTCCTTCATCCCCGCCGACATCCCTCCGCCGCGCCAGCTCCCCAACAAGATCCTCAAACACCTCTCCCGCTCGGACAACCCCAACAAGGCGCTCGTGTTTTTCCAAGCGATGCAGAACAAATTCTTCCCCATCGACCGGTTCAGCTTCCCGCCGCTGCTCAAAGCGGCGTCGAGAGCTCTATCTCTCAGTGAAGGGAAGATGATTCACGGCCTGGCCGCGAAGCTTGGCTTCGAATCCGACCCTTTTGTGCAAACTGCGTTGCTGGGAATGTACGCCGCTTGTGGGCTTATCTCGGAGGCCCGTACAGTGTTCGATAAAATGCCTCAACGAGATGTCGTCACTTGGAATATCATGATTGATGG ATATTGTCAAAGCCGGCTTTTTGATGATGTCTTAGCCCTCTTGGAAGAGATGAAGAGCTCTGATATAAAACCCGACGCTAGAGTTTTTACTACCATTCTTGCTGCGTGCAGCCGTGTTGGGAATTTGGATATTGGGAGGCTAGTGCAAGAATACATATCCGAGAGCAACGTCATAGTTGATTATCAGTTGCAGACTGCGCTTTTGAACATGTATATCCACTTCGGCGACATGGACAAAGCACAGAGTTTCTACGACGAGCTGAAGCCAAAAAATGTGGTGGCTTCAACTGCCATGATCACAGGGTACTCAAAAAAAGGCAATCTTGAAGCTGCTCGATTAATTTTTGATGAAATGGTAGACAAAGATCTGGTGTGTTGGAGCGCCATGATTTCTTGTTATGCGAATAGTGATGAGCCTCGTGAAGCTCTTGATATATTTCGTGAAATGCAGCAACTTGGAGTTAAGCCTGATCAAGTCACCATGTTGAGCGTTATCTCAGCATGTGCTCGTCTTGGTGCGCTGGATAAGGCTGAACAAATCCATTTGTATGTGGACGAGAAAGGTTTTGGAACGGCTTTGCCTATCAATAATGCCCTGATTGATATGTATGCCAAATGTGGCAGTCTTGACAGAGCGAAGGAAGTTTATGGCCGTGTGCGTAAGAAAAACGTCATATCTTGGACAAGCATGATCAATGCTTTTGCCACACACGGGGATGTGGACAACGCCCTGAGACATTTTCGACAGATGAGAGTTGAAAATGTGGAACCGAACTGGATTACGTTTGTGGGTGTTCTGTATGCTTGTAGTCATGCAGGACTAGTCGAGGAGGGAGAGAAGTTGTTTGAATCAATGGTGAAACAATATGGAATAGCTCCGAGGCTAGAGCATTATGGATGCATGGTGGACCTCTATGGTCGAGCTGGTCGTCTCAGAGATGCTCTGGAGATAGTCGAGAGTATGCCAATGGCTCCAAGCGTTGTCATCTGGGGATCATTGATGGCTGCCTGCCGTATACATGGTGAGTCCGAGTTAGGCGAATTTGCAGCAAAACGTCTTCTCGATATAGATCCTGATCACGATGGAGCCCTTGTGTTTTTATCAAACATATATGCCAAAGAGAGGAAGTGGGAGAATGTTGGAGCTGTGAGGAATGCCATGAAGCATAAAGGCGTATCAAAGGAACGAGGATGCAGCATGATTGAAATGGATGGTGATATGTACACGTTCCTGACAGCAGACAAGAGCCATAGACAAACAGATGAGATCTACGCCAAGTTAGGCGAGGTGGTTGACAAACTGAGAGAGGTAGGCTACGCTCCAAACACCAACTGCGTTTTGGTGGATTTGAGCGAAGATGAAAAGAAAGAGGCCGTTCTTTGGCACAGCGAGAAGCTAGCCTTGTGTTACGGGCTGATAAGCAGGAAGAAACAATCCACAATTCGTATAATTAAAAACCTTAGGATCTGTGAGGACTGCCACGACTTCATGAAGATGGCTTCAAAGGTGTTGGATACAGAAATCATTATCAGAGATAGAACTAGATTTCATCAATGTAGAGATGGTGTGTGTTCTTGCAAGGACTACTGGTGA
- the LOC125192125 gene encoding FCS-Like Zinc finger 8 has product MADYTSLQSPKEYYRQPISSIFTSPRLFTSFVSKGSLETESLTSPTSIMDTKPFCALRNPFKSETNSPKPECKNHWDKLESRGVGLGLIDALIDDNSQSNVSKHDSRMVLFGSQLRIHVPPLPPSVASPTDSPKSPCDFGIKTRHSHVGSPSPSANLRRSPFGSMNSGGFSSLSASEMELSEDYTCVISYGPNPKTTHIFDDCILESCCGVVKFSESRKENGQFSMNQSMSYPSESFLSFCYSCKKNLGQGKDIYMYRGEKAFCSSECRCKEMMLEEEEGSENSDSDHHMYGTSS; this is encoded by the exons ATGGCAGATTACACTTCTCTTCAATCCCCAAAGGAGTATTACAGACAGCCCATTTCCTCAATTTTCACTTCACCTAGGTTGTTCACTAGTTTTGTGTCAAAGGGCTCTCTTGAAACTGAGTCTTTAACCAGCCCTACTTCAATCATGGATACCAAACCGTTTTGTGCTCTGAGAAACCCCTTTAAGTCTGAAACAAACTCCCCCAAACCAGAATGCAAGAACCATTGGGATAAATTGGAGTCGAGAGGGGTTGGCCTTGGCCTTATAGATGCACTGATTGATGACAACTCGCAGTCGAATGTGTCGAAGCACGACAGCCGGATGGTCCTCTTTGGATCACAGTTGAGGATCCATGTCCCTCCCCTGCCTCCCTCTGTAGCTTCCCCAACCGATTCCCCCAAATCCCCCTGTGATTTTGGCATCAAAACCAGGCACTCTCATGTGGGCTCGCCCTCTCCCTCAGCTAATCTGAGGAGATCCCCCTTTGGCTCGATGAATTCGGGTGGTTTTAGTAGTCTCTCTGCTAGTGAGATGGAGCTCTCAGAGGACTACACATGTGTGATATCTTATGGCCCAAATCCAAAAACTACACACATATTTGATGATTGCATTCTTGAGAGCTGTTGTGGGGTTGTCAAGTTCTCTGAATCAAGAAAGGAAAATGGCCAGTTTTCGATGAATCAGTCGATGAGTTACCCCTCTGAGAGTTTCCTTAGCTTCTGCTATAGCTGCAAAAAGAATCTTGGACAAGGGAAGGATATTTACATGTACAG GGGTGAGAAGGCATTCTGCAGCAGCGAATGCCGGTGCAAGGAGATGATGctcgaggaggaggaggggtCAGAAAATTCTGATTCCGACCACCACATGTATGGTACTTCCTCGTGA
- the LOC125192454 gene encoding uncharacterized protein LOC125192454 isoform X2, with product MTSEPEKESMDIDSPGDAKELPYELVRNGLNLYPVSVHDSGEGLPYAPQDWPTPGDNWRWKVGKRISASGYFIDRYLYVPTRFRKVGDRKGFASRLSLEHYIREKFPGADVDAFFASFSWRVPSKVIKKADKDMLRVLPEPAEDPVSDGVARCKAGNRFCSSLAAREDSGSQIMFCDICCGEAGFCRDCCCILCSQTIEKASEEYNSIRCEADIEGGACGHSCHIDCALRAYLAGTVGGSIGLDAEYYCRRCDTRTDLVLHVTGLVKKCKSNDSPDEIEKILNVGIRVLRGSNRTSATQLLHHFQLAMSKLKNGSYLDDIWKMEDVSKDASGKIVSFSLDLLSKTDCRSHYTFIE from the exons ATGACTAGCGAGCCAGAAAAGGAGTCTATGGACATTGACAGTCCGGGAGATGCTAAAGAACTGCCGTATGAGCTTGTTAGAAATGGTCTCAATCTGTACCCAGTCTCTGTTCATGATTCGGGCGAAGGCCTTCCATATGCTCCTCAAGATTGGCCTACTCCTGGTGATAACTGGCGCTGGAAAGTCGGGAAAAGAATTTCTGCTTCGGGATACTTTATAGATAGATATTTGTATGTTCCCACCAGGTTCCGCAAGGTAGGAGATAGAAAAGGCTTCGCCAGCAGGCTGTCACTTGAACACTATATTCGAGAAAAATTCCCCGGTGCAGATGTTGATGCTTTCTTTGCCTCTTTCAGCTGGAGAGTCCCTTCAAAAGTAATCAAGAAAG CTGATAAAGATATGCTCAGGGTCCTTCCGGAGCCAGCAGAAGATCCAGTATCTGATGGTGTAGCACGTTGTAAAGCTGGCAATAGATTTTGCAGCAGCTTAGCTGCACGAGAGGACTCTGGTTCACAAATCATGTTCTGTGATATTTGCTGTGGTGAAGCTGGTTTCTGCAGAGATTGTTGTTGTATATTATGTTCTCAAACTATTGAGAAAGCTTCTGAAGAATACAATTCCATTAGATGTGAAGCTGATATTGAGGGTGGTGCTTGCGGACATAGTTGTCATATTGACTGTGCTCTACGAGCTTACTTGGCTGGGACAGTTGGAGGGAGTATCGGTTTGGATGCAGAGTATTATTGCCGTCGCTGTGATACGCGAACCGATCTGGTTTTACATGTTACTGGACTAGTAAAGAAATGTAAATCAAATGACTCACCAGATGAGATTGAGAAGATCTTGAATGTTGGCATCCGTGTGCTGCGTGGGTCGAATAGAACAAGCGCAACGCAGCTGTTGCATCATTTTCAGCTAGCCATGTCAAAG CTTAAGAATGGAAGTTATCTGGATGATATATGGAAGATGGAAGATGTCTCCAAAGATGCTTCTG GAAAAATCGTCTCCTTCAGCTTAGATCTTCTTAGCAAGACTGACTGCAGGAGCCATTACACCTTCATTGAGTGA
- the LOC125196601 gene encoding uncharacterized protein LOC125196601 — protein MISRKHRTLEEATKMAMAMHTPISSVKSSLTVDSSSTPSESRDLFYFPGCKKDANCKCEICIASINATLDLMPQSSNRSSFRKSYAPRTFTPRSPIYFNSFSANLSTPKSSARTMTPVVASPPPSSIETISRHKEEKRRKDDLGSGVFSLRILWCLSLILVLGAEYGASWVVSGVARARLSPDFVNNLGLKSGGFENLSGRFVFLKNELEGLVGGDVSSCSSVDHSLWRINQDGRLLTSRCVLYKSIIEEVSIWGWPLQTAGLLSAEYSKRSYTVITGRVREWSNGGAEYLVREAGNSSWTQQKWSTSVVQLESNTWILEYRRSFIGHNPKLVSAAVEFLRFKLTSQFKKMKREFWLAPAFGSQNSAFGSSRGRIAPPT, from the exons atgatttcaaGAAAACACAGAACCCTCGAAGAGGCCACGAAGATGGCGATGGCGATGCACACCCCAATTTCTTCTGTCAAATCATCGCTCACAGTCGACAGCAGCAGCACTCCATCAGAAAGCCGAGATCTTTTCTATTTCCCAGGCTGCAAGAAAGATGCCAACTGCAAGTGCGAGATCTGCATCGCCAGCATCAACGCGACTCTCGACTTGATGCCACAGAGCTCGAACCGAAGCTCGTTCAGAAAATCCTACGCCCCACGCACCTTCACTCCAAGAAGCCCCATTTATTTCAACTCTTTCTCGGCCAATCTCTCCACACCTAAATCAAGTGCTCGGACGATGACACCTGTGGTGGCCTCTCCGCCTCCCAGTTCGATTGAAACAATCAGTCGGCACAAGGAGGAGAAGAGGAGAAAGGATGATTTGGGATCTGGGGTGTTTTCCTTGAGAATATTATGGTGTTTAAGTTTAATCCTTGTTTTAGGGGCGGAGTACGGGGCTTCTTGGGTGGTCTCTGGGGTTGCGAGGGCTAGGTTATCCCCGGATTTCGTCAACAATTTGGGACTGAAATCCGggggttttgaaaatttgagtgGTAGATTTGTGTTCTTGAAGAATGAGTTGGAAGGGTTGGTTGGTGGAGATGTCTCAAGCTGTAGCTCTGTTGATCATTCCTTGTGGAGAATCAATCAG GATGGAAGGCTGCTAACCTCGCGATGTGTGCTCTACAAATCGATTATCGAGGAAGTAAGCATTTGGGGCTGGCCGCTGCAGACTGCTGGATTGCTTTCAGCTGAGTATTCAAAAAGATCATACACAGTCATAACAGGAAGAGTTAGAGAG TGGTCAAATGGGGGTGCTGAGTATCTGGTTCGGGAAGCTGGTAACAGTTCATGGACGCAGCAAAAATGGAGTACCTCGGTGGTGCAGCTCGAGTCGAACACATGGATCCTCGAGTACAGAAGGAGCTTCATTGGGCACAACCCAAAGTTGGTCTCAGCTGCAGTGGAGTTCTTGAGATTCAAGCTCACAAGCCAGTtcaagaagatgaagagagagtttTGGTTGGCACCTGCATTCGGCAGCCAAAATTCTGCATTCGGCAGCTCACGAGGGCGCATTGCCCCTCCTACATGA
- the LOC125192454 gene encoding protein OBERON 2-like isoform X1, whose product MTSEPEKESMDIDSPGDAKELPYELVRNGLNLYPVSVHDSGEGLPYAPQDWPTPGDNWRWKVGKRISASGYFIDRYLYVPTRFRKVGDRKGFASRLSLEHYIREKFPGADVDAFFASFSWRVPSKVIKKADKDMLRVLPEPAEDPVSDGVARCKAGNRFCSSLAAREDSGSQIMFCDICCGEAGFCRDCCCILCSQTIEKASEEYNSIRCEADIEGGACGHSCHIDCALRAYLAGTVGGSIGLDAEYYCRRCDTRTDLVLHVTGLVKKCKSNDSPDEIEKILNVGIRVLRGSNRTSATQLLHHFQLAMSKLKNGSYLDDIWKMEDVSKDASGLSQNGNGVLEIPKSEQEDCQLVSPPVLSSKFDYRVESLKLENEIDYILDKLRKSQEIEYRLAEERLSAQKKYIINLYEELEKERSALLKHTSISEKQDSLLDAVLSRVSQVKREVSRLKDMGEVSKGFGRVPKHILKEQFSLEIEH is encoded by the exons ATGACTAGCGAGCCAGAAAAGGAGTCTATGGACATTGACAGTCCGGGAGATGCTAAAGAACTGCCGTATGAGCTTGTTAGAAATGGTCTCAATCTGTACCCAGTCTCTGTTCATGATTCGGGCGAAGGCCTTCCATATGCTCCTCAAGATTGGCCTACTCCTGGTGATAACTGGCGCTGGAAAGTCGGGAAAAGAATTTCTGCTTCGGGATACTTTATAGATAGATATTTGTATGTTCCCACCAGGTTCCGCAAGGTAGGAGATAGAAAAGGCTTCGCCAGCAGGCTGTCACTTGAACACTATATTCGAGAAAAATTCCCCGGTGCAGATGTTGATGCTTTCTTTGCCTCTTTCAGCTGGAGAGTCCCTTCAAAAGTAATCAAGAAAG CTGATAAAGATATGCTCAGGGTCCTTCCGGAGCCAGCAGAAGATCCAGTATCTGATGGTGTAGCACGTTGTAAAGCTGGCAATAGATTTTGCAGCAGCTTAGCTGCACGAGAGGACTCTGGTTCACAAATCATGTTCTGTGATATTTGCTGTGGTGAAGCTGGTTTCTGCAGAGATTGTTGTTGTATATTATGTTCTCAAACTATTGAGAAAGCTTCTGAAGAATACAATTCCATTAGATGTGAAGCTGATATTGAGGGTGGTGCTTGCGGACATAGTTGTCATATTGACTGTGCTCTACGAGCTTACTTGGCTGGGACAGTTGGAGGGAGTATCGGTTTGGATGCAGAGTATTATTGCCGTCGCTGTGATACGCGAACCGATCTGGTTTTACATGTTACTGGACTAGTAAAGAAATGTAAATCAAATGACTCACCAGATGAGATTGAGAAGATCTTGAATGTTGGCATCCGTGTGCTGCGTGGGTCGAATAGAACAAGCGCAACGCAGCTGTTGCATCATTTTCAGCTAGCCATGTCAAAG CTTAAGAATGGAAGTTATCTGGATGATATATGGAAGATGGAAGATGTCTCCAAAGATGCTTCTG ggCTATCTCAAAATGGCAACGGTGTACTGGAAATCCCAAAGAGCGAGCAGGAAGACTGCCAACTGGTGTCGCCTCCAGTGTTGTCATCAAAATTTGACTATCGAGTGGAATCACTGAAACTTGAGAATGAAATTGATTACATCTTGGACAAGCTAAGGAAGTCGCAAGAGATTGAATACAGACTAGCTGAGGAAAGGCTTTCAGCTCAGAAGAAGTATATCATTAATCTTTACGAAGAGCTTGAGAAGGAGAGGTCTGCCCTGTTGAAGCATACATCTATATCCGAGAAGCAGGACTCATTGCTCGATGCTGTCTTGAGTAGAGTTTCTCAGGTGAAGCGGGAAGTGTCCCGGCTCAAGGACATGGGAGAAGTCTCCAAGGGATTCGGTAGAGTTCCTAAACATATTCTCAAGGAACAATTTAGTCTAGAAATTGAGCATTGA